A region of Litorilinea aerophila DNA encodes the following proteins:
- a CDS encoding PKD domain-containing protein — MYPLHLPPLTAFRLLVRLLLLWALLLPTPARADCTLTSTGNIPLPDLATPYQGLSAGLYPGGATTRPPDHAALGLQIAQTQIVPRDAQGLPDPAQGKIGFISIGMSNTHQEFGNFEEKANGAPAKNPQVAIANTALSGQVAEDWAPRDAPIWQEVIARLARRSIEPPQVQVAWVKLVNTGPGPFPEFPQSLQADLSAVVRNLKYYFPNIQIVYLSSRTRAYVSPYGLSPEPAAYETAFAVKWLIEAQLNGDPTLALDVAPWLTWGPYLWTDGLNPRSDGFIWECADVSQQDYTHPSAQGQEKIGDQLLAFFMTDPTARPWFLKEPTGAPVIQQATASPGQGAPTLEVQFSAAATDPNGIADYFWNFGDGTTAYNPTGQPGYSSLANPVKRFPVAGTFPVELVVVDTLGNWASRTLTVTVDGPPGPTPTPGPTTPPTPSPSPSVSPSPSPSPSVSPSPSPSPSPSPPATATPTPEPFFWRLYLPAIQNPPSQAAGQTQTMPRRPEARETPSP, encoded by the coding sequence ATGTACCCCCTTCACCTTCCTCCGTTGACCGCCTTCCGCCTGCTGGTGCGCCTGCTCCTCCTGTGGGCGCTGCTGCTGCCCACCCCCGCCCGCGCCGACTGCACCCTGACCAGCACCGGCAACATCCCCCTGCCGGATCTGGCCACCCCCTACCAGGGCCTCAGCGCCGGCCTCTACCCGGGTGGGGCCACTACCCGCCCGCCAGACCACGCCGCGCTGGGCCTGCAGATCGCCCAGACCCAAATCGTGCCCCGGGATGCCCAGGGGCTTCCCGACCCGGCCCAGGGCAAGATCGGATTCATCTCCATTGGCATGTCCAACACCCACCAGGAATTCGGCAACTTCGAAGAAAAGGCCAACGGGGCCCCGGCCAAGAACCCCCAGGTGGCCATCGCCAACACAGCCCTCAGCGGCCAGGTGGCTGAAGATTGGGCACCCCGAGACGCCCCCATCTGGCAGGAGGTCATCGCGCGCCTGGCCCGCCGGAGCATCGAACCGCCCCAGGTCCAGGTGGCCTGGGTCAAGCTGGTCAATACGGGCCCAGGCCCGTTTCCGGAATTCCCCCAGAGCCTGCAGGCCGATCTGTCGGCGGTGGTGCGCAACCTGAAGTACTACTTCCCCAACATCCAGATCGTCTACCTGAGCAGCCGGACCCGGGCCTACGTGAGCCCCTATGGCCTGAGCCCCGAACCAGCCGCCTACGAAACAGCCTTTGCCGTCAAGTGGCTCATCGAAGCCCAGCTCAACGGCGACCCGACGCTGGCGCTGGATGTGGCGCCCTGGCTCACCTGGGGGCCGTACCTGTGGACCGACGGCCTGAACCCGCGCTCCGACGGCTTCATCTGGGAGTGCGCCGACGTCTCCCAACAGGATTACACCCACCCCTCGGCCCAGGGCCAGGAAAAGATCGGCGACCAGCTGCTGGCCTTCTTCATGACCGACCCGACAGCCCGCCCCTGGTTTCTGAAAGAACCAACAGGCGCGCCTGTCATCCAACAGGCCACCGCTTCCCCGGGCCAGGGGGCCCCCACCCTGGAGGTCCAGTTCAGCGCGGCGGCCACCGACCCGAATGGCATTGCCGACTACTTCTGGAACTTCGGCGATGGGACCACCGCCTACAACCCCACCGGCCAGCCCGGCTACAGCAGCCTGGCCAACCCCGTCAAACGCTTCCCCGTGGCCGGCACCTTTCCCGTGGAGCTGGTGGTGGTGGATACCCTGGGCAACTGGGCCAGCCGCACCCTCACAGTGACCGTGGACGGCCCGCCCGGTCCTACCCCCACCCCCGGGCCCACCACGCCACCCACGCCGTCACCGTCACCGTCGGTCTCCCCTTCGCCGTCACCGTCACCGTCGGTCTCCCCTTCGCCGTCACCATCACCATCGCCGTCACCGCCGGCCACCGCCACGCCGACACCAGAGCCCTTCTTCTGGCGCCTGTATCTGCCTGCCATCCAGAATCCCCCTTCCCAGGCGGCGGGACAAACCCAGACAATGCCTCGGCGGCCAGAAGCCAGAGAAACTCCCAGCCCGTAG
- a CDS encoding M23 family metallopeptidase: MLRNLPFVGSYPILQGFGDNPEAYQAIRCGGQPLRGHNGIDYATPPGTPIQAVYEGAVLEAREDPGGFGRFVLLGHRWGQSLYAHLAEIQVQKGQQVQAGQPLGRSGASGNASAPHLHFGMRILPFSIQDGWCGFSDPLPYLQRLTQPRGAIIGPHIIGGIPPHLETLRRWQPRLVLVLDPNPDEVRALRRACPDTVIVGRVFVPDAEVDQRIRNDPEAAARWAHERILARMTPDVDYWQLANEVLQTADGLPLLNRFELARMALAEEAGYRCAILGFSVGNPDLPENDRMAHWRLVYPALERAEASGHVVAVHQYGMPDLWGPNHLYDWYIHRLEHQVLRRLPFKKLQFAVTEFGIDGMIQGQTGGWQTFTDADGYVEQLLRAGRYLERFSGRVLGYAVFTLGHFHPWGTYDIAGEAATLLAERSQRGTWSQISIDSVDIVPGETDTTTDPGGTATAPPSPGPGPGEGGGTEPEPDGEEPAEEPGEEPGGGTEEEPGGGQEPSPPPVERRLSESFDAYHMRIWSLEERPDQQEPLGPGDIVYLVKDVFTTVNGSWEVSGQPGSVPQWARDAYLRPEFLEAGADHHLFAAVIGLDGQLVKNHEILFWSDGFERLGDPSYNGYIRERTKESSGWANLFMSSSSSFSPERGESGPWCWAPAGAAEVICGGGLPLNHHVSTFVVWQAVRWEDLEAGLGEGGAEEGEQPGGEEPGGEQPGGEQPGGGEPGGEEPGGEEPGGQEPDGGTPAPGGFPITRRLSPWVEHYNLRIQSLDARPDHPQGDIVYLVKDIFTTRDGSWEPSDQPGSVPQWARDDYLKPFGAPDYFDDAGGDHHLFAAVIGLDGQLMRGKEIVYWSDGFDKLGDPTYNGYIYRQTKEQSGWANIITGPGSSYVPERGESGPWCWAPTGAAEVVCGGGMPSKHHISMFVVWQAVRREDLGGQPAGGEDRDHSIFLPFVSASPAPLRAGDVGTTPEAAAAAMLNVVRSAAWSRLGIEFDPNSALATYARQNGLGMPVTQEFRVGDFRVQGFQGGIVFAPAVEGEGMVQGVRHIPW, encoded by the coding sequence ATGCTGAGAAACCTGCCCTTTGTCGGCTCCTATCCCATTTTACAGGGCTTTGGCGATAACCCAGAGGCCTACCAGGCGATCCGCTGCGGCGGCCAGCCCCTGCGCGGCCACAACGGCATCGACTACGCCACCCCGCCCGGCACGCCCATCCAGGCAGTCTACGAAGGCGCAGTCCTGGAGGCCCGGGAAGACCCCGGCGGTTTCGGCCGCTTTGTGCTCCTGGGCCACCGCTGGGGGCAAAGCCTGTACGCCCACCTGGCCGAGATCCAGGTGCAAAAGGGCCAACAGGTCCAGGCCGGCCAGCCCCTGGGCCGGAGCGGCGCCAGCGGCAATGCCAGCGCGCCCCACCTCCACTTTGGCATGCGCATCCTGCCCTTCAGCATCCAGGACGGCTGGTGTGGCTTCTCCGATCCCCTGCCCTACCTCCAGCGGCTGACCCAGCCCCGGGGCGCCATCATCGGCCCCCACATCATCGGCGGCATTCCGCCCCACCTGGAGACCCTGCGCCGCTGGCAGCCCCGGCTGGTGCTGGTGTTGGACCCCAACCCGGACGAGGTACGGGCCCTGCGCCGGGCCTGCCCGGACACGGTGATCGTAGGGCGGGTCTTCGTGCCCGACGCCGAAGTGGATCAGCGCATCCGCAACGACCCCGAAGCGGCTGCGCGCTGGGCCCACGAGCGGATCCTGGCCCGCATGACGCCCGACGTGGACTACTGGCAGCTGGCCAACGAAGTGCTCCAGACCGCGGACGGCCTCCCCCTGCTGAATCGCTTCGAGCTGGCCCGCATGGCCCTGGCCGAAGAGGCCGGCTATCGCTGCGCCATCCTGGGATTCAGCGTGGGCAACCCGGATCTCCCCGAAAACGACCGCATGGCCCACTGGCGCCTGGTCTACCCGGCCCTGGAGCGGGCAGAGGCCAGCGGTCATGTGGTGGCCGTGCACCAGTACGGCATGCCCGACCTCTGGGGCCCCAATCACCTCTACGACTGGTACATCCACCGCCTGGAGCACCAGGTGCTGCGCCGCCTCCCCTTCAAAAAGCTCCAGTTTGCGGTCACCGAATTTGGCATCGACGGCATGATCCAGGGCCAGACCGGTGGCTGGCAAACCTTCACCGATGCCGACGGCTACGTGGAGCAGCTCCTGCGGGCCGGCCGCTACCTGGAACGGTTTTCCGGCCGGGTGCTGGGCTACGCGGTCTTCACCCTGGGGCACTTCCACCCCTGGGGCACCTATGACATTGCCGGAGAAGCCGCGACGCTCCTGGCAGAACGGTCCCAGCGGGGCACCTGGAGCCAGATCAGCATCGACAGCGTGGACATCGTCCCCGGCGAAACCGACACCACCACCGACCCGGGCGGCACGGCCACCGCGCCGCCAAGCCCTGGCCCGGGTCCAGGTGAAGGGGGCGGCACAGAACCAGAACCGGACGGCGAAGAACCCGCCGAAGAACCCGGGGAAGAGCCTGGCGGAGGCACCGAGGAAGAGCCGGGAGGCGGCCAGGAGCCGTCCCCGCCGCCGGTAGAGCGCCGGCTCAGCGAGAGCTTTGACGCCTATCACATGCGCATCTGGTCCCTGGAAGAACGGCCCGACCAGCAGGAGCCCCTTGGGCCGGGCGACATCGTCTACCTGGTGAAAGATGTCTTCACCACCGTCAACGGCTCCTGGGAAGTGAGCGGCCAGCCCGGCTCGGTGCCCCAATGGGCCCGGGACGCCTACCTGCGCCCCGAATTTCTGGAGGCCGGCGCCGACCATCACCTCTTTGCTGCGGTCATCGGCCTGGACGGCCAGTTGGTCAAGAATCACGAGATCCTCTTCTGGTCCGACGGCTTCGAGCGGCTGGGCGATCCCAGCTACAACGGGTACATTCGGGAGCGAACCAAAGAAAGCTCCGGGTGGGCCAACCTGTTCATGTCCAGCAGCAGCTCCTTCTCCCCAGAGCGGGGAGAGTCCGGCCCGTGGTGTTGGGCGCCGGCCGGCGCAGCCGAGGTGATCTGCGGCGGTGGCCTGCCCCTCAACCACCACGTCTCCACCTTCGTGGTCTGGCAGGCAGTACGGTGGGAAGATCTGGAGGCCGGCCTGGGCGAAGGCGGTGCAGAAGAAGGCGAACAACCCGGCGGCGAGGAGCCCGGTGGTGAACAACCCGGCGGTGAACAACCCGGTGGCGGAGAACCGGGTGGAGAAGAGCCCGGTGGCGAAGAACCCGGCGGCCAGGAACCGGACGGCGGCACGCCGGCACCCGGTGGGTTCCCCATCACCCGCAGGCTGAGCCCGTGGGTGGAGCACTACAACCTGCGCATCCAAAGCCTGGATGCCCGTCCCGATCATCCCCAGGGCGACATCGTCTATCTGGTCAAAGACATCTTCACCACCCGGGATGGTTCCTGGGAACCGTCGGACCAGCCCGGCTCGGTGCCCCAGTGGGCCCGGGACGACTACCTCAAGCCCTTCGGCGCGCCGGACTACTTTGACGATGCCGGTGGCGACCACCATCTGTTTGCCGCGGTCATCGGCCTGGACGGCCAGCTCATGCGGGGTAAGGAGATCGTCTACTGGTCGGACGGCTTCGACAAGCTAGGGGATCCCACCTACAACGGCTACATCTACCGCCAGACCAAGGAGCAATCCGGCTGGGCCAACATCATCACCGGGCCGGGCAGCAGCTATGTGCCAGAGCGGGGGGAATCCGGCCCGTGGTGCTGGGCCCCCACCGGTGCTGCAGAGGTGGTATGCGGTGGCGGCATGCCTTCCAAGCACCATATCTCCATGTTCGTGGTCTGGCAGGCCGTTCGAAGAGAGGACCTGGGCGGCCAGCCCGCGGGTGGGGAGGACCGGGATCACAGCATCTTCCTGCCCTTCGTCTCTGCCAGCCCGGCCCCCCTCCGGGCCGGCGATGTGGGGACAACGCCGGAAGCGGCCGCGGCGGCCATGCTCAACGTGGTTCGCAGCGCCGCCTGGAGCCGGCTGGGCATTGAATTTGACCCGAATTCTGCCCTGGCGACCTATGCCCGCCAGAACGGGCTGGGCATGCCCGTCACCCAGGAATTTCGTGTGGGCGACTTCCGGGTCCAGGGGTTCCAGGGGGGCATCGTCTTCGCGCCGGCTGTGGAAGGCGAGGGGATGGTCCAGGGCGTCCGCCACATCCCCTGGTGA
- a CDS encoding alpha/beta hydrolase, which produces MRQTARVPIPWLLWSLAATSFLGWRIAWETRLCPAPVSRPARNYGEALARLASIQAAESTLPLHPVCRTQFLDHGRPTPRAVVLLHGFTNCPHQFHLLARECFERGNNVLIPRLPRHGLATRLPTALARLTAEEAAAATTAALDIARGLGEEVLLLGFSFGGVLAGWAAQHRGDLARAVLVSPAFGLGAIPQSLTPLAAHLFALWPNTQRWWDPVQRERAPGPDHAYAGYASRGVATLLRLSLLVQRAARRRPPATRSITLVTNPCDRTVRNEVALQVATWWQGHGASVQHRPFPAEWQLIHDLMDPAQPLQQVQRVYPILLEALLPA; this is translated from the coding sequence TTGCGCCAGACTGCACGAGTACCCATCCCATGGCTCCTCTGGAGCCTGGCCGCCACATCGTTCCTGGGGTGGCGGATCGCCTGGGAGACCCGTCTATGTCCGGCGCCGGTCTCCCGGCCAGCCCGGAATTATGGTGAAGCCCTGGCCCGGCTGGCTTCCATCCAAGCGGCCGAGTCCACTCTGCCCCTGCACCCGGTCTGTCGTACCCAGTTCCTGGACCATGGACGGCCCACCCCTCGGGCCGTCGTCCTCCTCCATGGCTTCACCAATTGTCCCCATCAATTTCATCTGCTGGCTCGGGAATGTTTTGAGCGGGGGAACAACGTCCTGATCCCCCGGTTGCCCCGCCACGGCCTGGCCACCCGCCTGCCTACAGCCCTGGCGCGCCTGACTGCCGAGGAAGCGGCGGCTGCCACCACCGCGGCCCTGGACATTGCCCGGGGATTGGGTGAAGAGGTTCTGCTGCTGGGGTTTTCCTTTGGCGGTGTCCTGGCCGGGTGGGCCGCCCAGCATCGGGGCGACCTGGCCCGGGCCGTGCTGGTGTCGCCTGCCTTTGGGCTGGGCGCCATCCCCCAGTCCCTGACTCCCCTGGCGGCCCATCTCTTTGCCCTCTGGCCCAACACCCAACGCTGGTGGGATCCTGTGCAGCGGGAGCGCGCGCCCGGTCCAGACCATGCCTATGCGGGATATGCCAGCCGGGGAGTTGCCACGCTGCTCCGCCTGAGTCTGCTGGTGCAACGGGCTGCCCGGCGCCGACCACCGGCCACCCGTTCCATCACCCTGGTGACCAATCCCTGTGACCGCACCGTGCGCAACGAGGTGGCGCTCCAGGTGGCCACCTGGTGGCAAGGCCACGGCGCCTCTGTGCAGCACCGCCCATTCCCGGCTGAATGGCAGTTGATCCACGACCTGATGGACCCGGCCCAACCCCTGCAGCAGGTCCAGCGGGTCTATCCCATCCTCCTGGAAGCCCTGCTCCCGGCGTAG